One part of the Mariniblastus fucicola genome encodes these proteins:
- the gcvP gene encoding aminomethyl-transferring glycine dehydrogenase — MSIADQPETHDHEHEISLDDLLQKRDFIRRHIGPRDSDLPIMLETVGASSLDDLTASTIPEDLLLENDPAFDPSESILPTPTCEHDALEELHSAASMNMPSRSFIGQGYYGTIVPNVILRNVLENPGWYTAYTPYQPEIAQGRLESLLAFQQMTIDLTGMEFANASLLDEATAAAEAMALCKRANKKNKSNKFFVSNDVFAQTIDVLKTRAQFMGIELIFGDAETVGDHEIFGALLQYPGASGKVIDLEPLIEAAHANNALVSVATDLMALVVLKAPGEMGADVVVGSAQRFGVPMGFGGPHAAFFATRDDFKRSVPGRVIGVSKDSRGKMALRMAMQTREQHIRRDKATSNICTAQALLANMSAFYAIWHGPEGLMTIASRIHFLVQLLASGIESSETLSVVHDHFFDTVVIHCGDEQAAIRQRMEQTGINLFYPTPDTISISLDESTSIDEVFLLMDLLDGVEVDEDCELEVIQKYEDAIPDSLSRTSDFLTHEIFNRFDSETEMLRYLKRLENRDFSLTHGMIPLGSCTMKLNATAEMIPVSWAEFSKMHPFVPMQDTEGYRNMIAQLEAWLIEMTGYDAMSMQPNSGAQGEYAGLLAIRRYHESLGEGHRNVCLIPSSAHGTNPASATMMGLKVVVVKTDENGNIDLDDLKAKAEQHSANLSSLMITYPSTHGVFEKTVREACELVHDHGGQVYMDGANMNAMVGLVAPGKIGSDVSHLNLHKTFCIPHGGGGPGMGPIGVKSHLAPFLSQHVVVDGEVQMDEPKFAVSAAEFGSASILPISWMFIRMMGGEGLRKATQVAILNANYIAKRLEGHYEVLYKGQNGRVAHECIVDIRPISEATGITEVDIAKRLMDYGFHAPTMSWPVAGTIMIEPTESESLEELDRFCEALISIRDEIREVESGKVSAEDSVLHHAPHTVDDLTDDNWERAYSKSQAVHPSAATKLAKFWPAVNRVDNVYGDRNLVCSCPPMEDYE; from the coding sequence ATGTCGATCGCAGATCAGCCTGAAACTCACGACCACGAGCACGAAATTTCCCTGGACGACTTGCTGCAAAAGCGTGATTTCATCCGCCGCCACATTGGCCCGCGCGATTCCGATTTGCCAATCATGCTTGAAACTGTCGGAGCATCATCGCTTGACGATCTGACGGCTTCCACGATTCCAGAAGATCTGCTGTTGGAGAACGATCCAGCTTTCGATCCGTCCGAATCGATCCTGCCGACCCCGACCTGTGAACACGATGCGCTCGAAGAATTACACTCCGCCGCGTCAATGAACATGCCATCGCGGTCCTTCATCGGCCAAGGCTATTACGGCACGATCGTGCCCAACGTGATCCTGCGAAACGTGCTGGAAAATCCTGGCTGGTACACAGCCTACACGCCCTACCAACCAGAGATCGCTCAGGGGCGGCTCGAATCGTTGCTCGCGTTTCAACAGATGACGATCGACCTCACTGGCATGGAGTTCGCCAACGCCTCGTTGCTCGACGAAGCAACCGCTGCGGCCGAAGCGATGGCTCTGTGCAAACGGGCTAACAAAAAAAACAAGTCAAACAAGTTTTTCGTTTCCAACGATGTGTTCGCCCAGACCATCGACGTGCTGAAAACGCGGGCTCAGTTCATGGGCATTGAGCTGATCTTTGGCGATGCCGAAACCGTTGGCGATCATGAAATCTTCGGAGCCCTGCTTCAGTATCCGGGTGCGTCCGGAAAAGTCATCGATCTCGAACCGCTGATCGAAGCCGCTCACGCGAACAACGCTCTGGTCTCGGTCGCAACGGATTTGATGGCTCTGGTCGTTCTTAAAGCTCCCGGCGAAATGGGAGCTGACGTTGTGGTTGGAAGCGCCCAGCGATTCGGCGTCCCGATGGGGTTCGGCGGTCCGCATGCGGCTTTCTTTGCGACTCGCGATGATTTCAAACGTTCTGTCCCGGGTCGAGTGATTGGCGTCTCGAAAGACTCACGCGGCAAGATGGCGTTGCGGATGGCGATGCAGACCCGCGAGCAACACATTCGCCGCGACAAAGCGACATCGAACATTTGCACGGCTCAGGCGCTGTTGGCGAACATGTCCGCCTTTTATGCAATTTGGCATGGCCCCGAAGGCCTGATGACGATCGCCAGTCGAATTCACTTTTTGGTTCAGTTGTTGGCCAGCGGTATTGAGTCGTCTGAAACTCTGTCTGTCGTTCACGATCACTTTTTCGACACCGTCGTGATCCACTGTGGCGATGAGCAAGCCGCGATTCGGCAGCGGATGGAGCAAACCGGGATCAATCTTTTCTACCCGACGCCGGATACGATTTCGATTAGCCTCGACGAGTCGACTTCGATCGATGAAGTTTTCCTCCTGATGGACTTGCTCGATGGCGTTGAAGTCGATGAAGACTGCGAACTCGAAGTCATCCAGAAATACGAAGACGCGATTCCCGATTCGCTGTCTCGGACCAGTGACTTTTTAACTCACGAGATTTTCAACCGATTCGACAGCGAAACCGAAATGCTTCGCTACCTGAAGCGACTTGAGAATCGGGACTTTTCACTGACTCACGGTATGATTCCGCTGGGCTCGTGCACGATGAAGCTTAACGCGACCGCGGAAATGATCCCTGTCAGCTGGGCCGAGTTTTCCAAAATGCATCCGTTTGTGCCGATGCAGGATACCGAAGGCTACCGGAACATGATCGCGCAACTCGAAGCGTGGTTGATCGAGATGACGGGCTACGACGCGATGTCGATGCAGCCGAACTCCGGTGCCCAGGGCGAGTACGCTGGGCTGTTGGCGATTCGTCGCTATCACGAATCGCTTGGCGAAGGTCATCGCAATGTTTGCCTGATCCCAAGTTCGGCGCACGGGACCAATCCGGCCAGTGCGACGATGATGGGACTGAAAGTTGTCGTTGTCAAAACCGACGAGAACGGCAACATCGATTTGGATGACTTGAAAGCAAAAGCGGAACAGCACAGCGCGAACTTGTCGAGCCTGATGATTACCTATCCGAGCACGCATGGCGTGTTTGAGAAAACGGTTCGCGAAGCCTGCGAACTGGTTCACGATCACGGTGGCCAGGTCTACATGGACGGAGCCAACATGAATGCGATGGTCGGCTTGGTCGCTCCGGGAAAAATTGGATCCGACGTGTCGCATTTGAATTTGCACAAAACGTTCTGCATTCCGCACGGCGGCGGTGGACCAGGAATGGGACCGATCGGGGTGAAGTCGCATCTGGCGCCGTTTCTTTCACAGCACGTCGTCGTTGACGGCGAAGTGCAAATGGACGAGCCCAAGTTCGCGGTTTCCGCGGCGGAATTTGGTTCGGCTTCGATCCTGCCGATCTCCTGGATGTTCATCCGCATGATGGGCGGCGAAGGTTTGCGAAAGGCAACCCAGGTTGCGATCCTCAACGCGAACTACATCGCCAAACGCCTCGAGGGTCACTACGAGGTGCTCTACAAAGGTCAAAACGGCAGAGTGGCTCACGAGTGCATTGTCGACATTCGCCCGATCAGCGAGGCGACCGGAATCACGGAAGTCGACATCGCCAAGCGTTTGATGGACTACGGTTTCCATGCTCCGACGATGAGCTGGCCGGTAGCGGGCACGATCATGATTGAGCCAACGGAAAGCGAATCGCTGGAGGAGCTTGATCGGTTTTGCGAAGCTTTGATTTCGATCCGCGACGAGATTCGTGAAGTCGAAAGCGGAAAGGTTTCCGCTGAAGACAGCGTTCTGCATCACGCCCCACACACAGTCGACGATTTGACCGACGACAACTGGGAGCGGGCCTACTCCAAATCCCAGGCCGTCCATCCGTCCGCCGCGACGAAGCTGGCCAAGTTCTGGCCGGCCGTAAATCGCGTCGACAACGTCTACGGTGATCGAAATCTCGTTTGCAGCTGTCCTCCGATGGAAGATTACGAGTAA